In Chloracidobacterium sp., the following proteins share a genomic window:
- a CDS encoding tRNA-binding protein, translating into MPAETKPIIPFETFAAADIRLGRIIAVERAENAVKPSYKLTVDFGKYGIRTSVARFTHHAAEELTGKQVFGVLNFEPREVGGIVSEFLTLGVQVPKADSGDATPVTPLIEVKLGSKLF; encoded by the coding sequence ATGCCAGCGGAAACCAAACCTATAATTCCGTTCGAAACCTTCGCCGCCGCCGACATCCGCCTCGGCCGTATCATTGCGGTCGAGAGGGCGGAGAATGCGGTCAAGCCGTCGTACAAACTGACCGTTGACTTCGGCAAATACGGCATTAGAACGTCGGTCGCGCGGTTTACGCATCACGCCGCCGAGGAACTGACAGGCAAACAAGTATTCGGCGTGCTCAATTTCGAGCCGCGTGAGGTTGGCGGGATCGTTTCGGAATTCCTGACGCTCGGCGTGCAGGTGCCAAAGGCAGACAGCGGCGACGCGACGCCGGTCACGCCGTTGATCGAAGTAAAGCTCGGCAGCAAACTCTTCTGA
- a CDS encoding RNA polymerase sigma factor produces the protein MRKGSHSVLFELLSRREMFVDLTDEQLVTLSVSEKPEAFGELMRRWERKIFALCFGMLGREDDARDAAQEAFIAAYKNLKNFRGEARVSSWLHRIAVNQCLTIKRRQKTRAEDFFDDEDGAEERVFVAASRYSPANEAEQGERLRVVRQAVTALPSELRQVIVMKEFEEMTFQEISDTLELPLSTVKSRLYTALKQLKMRLERTPVEVV, from the coding sequence ATGCGTAAAGGTTCGCATTCGGTGCTGTTTGAGCTATTATCACGACGGGAAATGTTTGTTGACCTGACGGATGAACAGCTCGTCACGCTCTCGGTGAGCGAGAAGCCGGAGGCGTTTGGCGAATTAATGAGGCGGTGGGAGCGAAAGATCTTCGCTCTCTGCTTCGGTATGCTCGGCCGTGAGGACGACGCCCGCGATGCTGCACAGGAGGCCTTTATTGCGGCCTATAAAAACCTTAAAAACTTTCGCGGCGAGGCCCGCGTGTCGTCGTGGCTCCACCGAATCGCGGTCAACCAATGCCTGACGATCAAACGCCGGCAAAAGACGCGGGCCGAGGACTTTTTCGACGACGAGGACGGTGCCGAGGAAAGAGTATTTGTCGCGGCCTCGCGATATTCGCCTGCGAACGAGGCGGAGCAGGGCGAACGGCTCCGCGTGGTGCGACAGGCCGTGACGGCATTGCCGAGCGAGCTTCGACAGGTGATAGTGATGAAGGAATTTGAGGAAATGACGTTTCAGGAGATTTCCGACACGCTCGAATTGCCGCTGAGCACGGTCAAAAGTCGGCTCTATACTGCCCTGAAACAGCTAAAGATGAGATTAGAGCGAACGCCCGTGGAGGTCGTTTGA
- a CDS encoding zf-HC2 domain-containing protein: protein MRKKIHNSLCQHAESIVPYLYQEMAENNAIVFETHLAECSSCTDEFAAVADARFSVYEWHKEEFVPLATPHFVVPSGAPERVGVLGQLAAIFTRPSFAFGGATAVLLLLALFAVSFFRSAEEQIASNAVVPAIGTTPAQAVTTASLPQVDIDDDTEARPSRGQPLRPIRTSVTRTATASKPSAPVRAIRADEQLRQARRAPVLSNDVELEDESLRLADLFEEVGG from the coding sequence ATGAGAAAGAAGATACACAATTCATTGTGTCAGCACGCCGAGAGCATCGTGCCATACCTGTATCAGGAGATGGCGGAGAACAACGCGATCGTGTTCGAGACGCATCTGGCTGAATGTTCGTCATGCACTGATGAATTCGCGGCTGTTGCGGACGCCCGATTTTCCGTTTATGAATGGCACAAGGAGGAATTCGTTCCGTTGGCGACGCCACACTTTGTTGTCCCGAGTGGTGCACCCGAGAGGGTCGGTGTCCTTGGTCAGCTTGCCGCCATCTTCACACGCCCTTCCTTCGCTTTTGGGGGTGCAACGGCGGTGCTGCTGTTGCTGGCGTTGTTTGCGGTCAGCTTTTTCCGTTCAGCCGAAGAGCAGATTGCATCGAATGCTGTTGTCCCCGCGATAGGCACGACACCGGCGCAAGCAGTGACCACGGCGTCTCTTCCGCAAGTTGATATTGACGACGATACCGAGGCTCGGCCAAGTCGCGGCCAACCGCTCCGGCCAATCAGGACATCTGTCACGAGAACAGCGACGGCAAGCAAGCCGTCGGCCCCGGTCCGGGCTATAAGAGCAGATGAGCAGTTGAGACAGGCCCGCAGGGCTCCGGTTCTCAGTAACGACGTCGAGCTTGAAGACGAATCTCTGCGATTAGCTGACCTGTTTGAGGAGGTAGGCGGATAG